From one Nonomuraea polychroma genomic stretch:
- a CDS encoding NPCBM/NEW2 domain-containing protein: MRTITAAAAAALVALPFVPLSSAAEAVSGLPMGWSSRSLGCSVSEASVRQAADALAPLAPLGYRYVIVDDCWLAPQRASGALAPDPARFPGGIKALADYVHGKGLKLGLSLSAGTKACAGGGPGSYKSEAADAAQVKEWGVDYVKYDWCNIPTADFPGRNVQQIAQTLYPPMRQALGGDVVFAMNNEDGSTVPWLWGKDAGATTWRTNVYNRPIADAYATMVDIWEFNQLRAEYAGPGSWADPDLIQAGRGGMTDTEYRTQVTLWAVGAAPLILQADPAKAPPAIVANPKVIAVDQDTLGAHGRLVKSDGWYHVVSKPLAGGDRAIVLFNESDRAATISTRIGGSRYRVEELWSGAVSSSAGELAAQVPAHGALLYRVSESREQAPPLVTFEADPPRFLGEDRPSVLEPGRTGEIVTRVTNTGATGRLRDLEVTAAAPQGWQVTARTPARKSRLDGGETFTVTWAVTPPADAALQNHALTFSLGGQSATAVVTVAKAPGAGRTYLSDLAWTSVKNYFGPVEKDTSNGERAAGDGRPITIEGVTYPKGLGTHSPAEIEYYAGGRCSTVEFQAGIDDEVGAAGSAGFEVWADGGRVAYSGLLTGAMPARKVTASIEGARYIRLVATNGGDNATSDHADFADATITCK, encoded by the coding sequence ATGCGCACCATCACGGCCGCCGCCGCGGCGGCCCTTGTCGCCCTGCCCTTCGTCCCGTTATCCAGCGCCGCCGAAGCCGTGTCCGGACTGCCGATGGGCTGGAGCAGCCGCTCGCTCGGCTGCTCGGTCTCCGAGGCGTCGGTACGGCAGGCCGCCGACGCCCTCGCCCCGCTCGCTCCGCTCGGCTACCGGTACGTCATCGTCGACGACTGCTGGCTCGCCCCGCAGCGCGCGTCCGGCGCCCTCGCCCCCGACCCGGCCCGCTTCCCCGGCGGCATCAAGGCGCTCGCCGACTACGTGCACGGCAAGGGCTTGAAACTCGGCCTCAGCCTGTCGGCCGGGACCAAGGCCTGCGCCGGCGGCGGCCCCGGCTCGTACAAGAGCGAGGCCGCCGACGCCGCCCAGGTCAAGGAGTGGGGCGTCGACTACGTCAAGTACGACTGGTGCAACATCCCCACGGCCGACTTCCCCGGCCGGAACGTGCAGCAGATCGCCCAGACCCTCTACCCGCCCATGCGCCAGGCCCTCGGCGGCGACGTCGTGTTCGCCATGAACAACGAGGACGGCAGCACCGTCCCGTGGCTCTGGGGCAAGGACGCGGGCGCCACCACCTGGCGCACGAACGTCTACAACCGGCCGATCGCCGACGCCTACGCGACCATGGTCGACATCTGGGAGTTCAACCAGCTCAGGGCCGAGTACGCGGGCCCGGGCAGCTGGGCCGACCCCGACCTCATCCAGGCCGGCCGCGGCGGGATGACCGACACCGAATACCGCACCCAGGTCACGCTCTGGGCCGTGGGCGCGGCGCCGCTCATCCTGCAGGCGGACCCGGCCAAGGCGCCACCGGCGATCGTCGCCAACCCCAAGGTGATCGCCGTCGACCAGGACACGCTCGGCGCACACGGCCGGCTCGTGAAGAGCGACGGCTGGTACCACGTGGTGTCCAAGCCACTGGCGGGCGGCGACCGGGCGATCGTGCTGTTCAACGAGAGCGACCGCGCGGCCACGATCTCCACCAGGATCGGCGGCTCCCGTTACCGCGTCGAGGAGTTGTGGAGCGGCGCGGTCTCCTCGTCAGCCGGCGAGCTGGCGGCCCAGGTGCCCGCCCACGGGGCCTTGCTCTATCGGGTGAGCGAGAGCCGTGAGCAGGCGCCGCCGCTGGTGACGTTCGAGGCCGACCCGCCGAGGTTCCTCGGTGAGGACCGGCCGTCGGTGCTGGAGCCCGGGCGGACCGGCGAGATCGTCACCCGGGTCACGAACACCGGTGCCACCGGGCGGCTGCGCGATCTCGAGGTGACGGCCGCCGCGCCTCAGGGGTGGCAGGTCACCGCGCGCACACCGGCCAGGAAGAGCCGGCTCGACGGCGGCGAGACGTTCACCGTGACGTGGGCGGTCACTCCGCCGGCCGATGCCGCGCTCCAGAACCACGCCCTCACCTTCTCACTGGGTGGCCAGAGCGCGACCGCGGTCGTGACCGTCGCCAAGGCGCCGGGGGCGGGGCGGACGTACCTGAGCGACCTGGCCTGGACCAGCGTCAAGAACTACTTCGGCCCGGTCGAGAAGGACACCAGCAACGGCGAGCGGGCGGCCGGTGACGGCCGGCCGATCACCATCGAGGGCGTCACGTATCCCAAGGGCCTCGGGACGCACTCGCCCGCCGAGATCGAGTACTACGCCGGCGGGCGCTGCTCGACGGTGGAGTTCCAGGCCGGGATCGACGACGAGGTCGGCGCGGCCGGCTCCGCCGGGTTCGAGGTCTGGGCCGACGGCGGCCGGGTCGCGTACTCGGGTCTGCTCACCGGCGCCATGCCCGCCCGCAAGGTCACCGCCTCCATCGAGGGCGCCCGATATATCCGGCTGGTCGCGACGAACGGCGGCGACAACGCCACCTCCGACCACGCCGACTTCGCCGACGCCACCATCACCTGCAAGTAG
- a CDS encoding DUF2087 domain-containing protein has protein sequence MVGVSDEEIRRVLGLLYQDDTLRAFASLVLGDSEGLSPKALHKLAGSGLAVCDEGGQWRARPERFRELLRARTEPAEELTAEERVLRTFLVDGRLTTLAMRRDKRLVVLRYIALVFEPGVRYPEKDVNVALRAFHDDYAALRRYLVDEELLSREDNVYWRSGGPVHL, from the coding sequence ATGGTAGGGGTGAGCGACGAAGAAATCAGACGCGTCCTGGGCCTGCTCTACCAGGACGACACGTTACGGGCCTTCGCCTCCCTCGTGCTCGGCGACAGCGAAGGGCTCTCCCCCAAGGCGCTCCACAAGCTGGCCGGCAGCGGGCTGGCGGTCTGTGACGAGGGCGGCCAGTGGCGGGCGAGGCCCGAGCGGTTCAGGGAGCTGCTGCGGGCACGTACCGAGCCGGCCGAGGAGTTGACCGCCGAAGAGCGGGTGCTGCGGACCTTCCTGGTGGACGGGCGGCTGACGACCCTGGCGATGCGGCGCGACAAGCGCCTTGTCGTGCTGCGCTACATCGCCTTGGTGTTCGAGCCCGGGGTGCGCTACCCGGAGAAGGACGTCAACGTGGCGCTGCGGGCCTTCCATGACGACTACGCGGCCCTGCGGCGGTATCTGGTGGACGAGGAGCTGCTGTCCAGGGAGGACAACGTCTACTGGCGCAGCGGCGGCCCCGTCCACCTTTAA
- a CDS encoding ABC transporter substrate-binding protein yields the protein MLKSPRIRWAGALLGAALLTAGPTLTGCSSGEGGGTDKVTLTYRLWDDQQKAGYEKVMAAFEKANPGIDVTIELLPYDQYWTKLTADVVAGTAPDVFWMTPTQFPEFVTKGVLSPVQADTSKYHQTVVGSFTYESKLYGVPKDWGIVGLLYNKDLFKQAGVEMPDKLTWTADGTGTLLDTARKLTVDEAGKHPGEAGFDPAKVKTYGFASWNHYQTQWMNWVSSNGGKLVDQPFGKYVFNDPASVQALQFGVDLVNKHHVSPPATQTNPPTGKVTDMFKAGQIAMFPANNALLPFVAPEATFEVGVALMPEGPAGRSVNLNGLAEAVYAKSEHPQEAMKLAAYLGTEEPQKIMADGGYVFPALNGLSQGYVDYWKAKKIDVSPFVEEAEGSTFPLPITTGFTGFETKLNQIFNEMYLGKLSPQEAADQAVAAGNATLE from the coding sequence ATGTTGAAATCCCCCCGGATTCGCTGGGCCGGGGCGCTGCTCGGCGCCGCCCTGCTTACCGCTGGGCCCACCCTCACCGGCTGCTCGTCAGGAGAAGGAGGCGGGACGGACAAGGTCACGTTGACGTACCGGCTCTGGGACGACCAGCAGAAGGCCGGCTACGAGAAGGTCATGGCGGCCTTCGAGAAGGCCAACCCCGGCATCGACGTCACGATCGAGCTGCTGCCGTACGACCAGTACTGGACGAAGCTCACCGCCGACGTGGTCGCGGGCACCGCGCCGGACGTGTTCTGGATGACGCCCACCCAGTTCCCCGAGTTCGTCACCAAGGGCGTCCTGTCGCCGGTGCAGGCGGACACGTCGAAGTACCACCAGACCGTCGTCGGCTCCTTCACCTACGAAAGCAAGCTGTACGGCGTCCCCAAGGACTGGGGGATCGTCGGCCTGCTCTACAACAAGGACCTGTTCAAGCAGGCCGGCGTGGAAATGCCGGACAAGCTCACCTGGACGGCCGACGGCACCGGCACCCTGCTCGACACGGCACGCAAGCTCACCGTGGACGAGGCCGGCAAACACCCCGGCGAGGCGGGCTTCGACCCCGCCAAGGTCAAGACGTACGGCTTCGCCTCCTGGAACCACTACCAGACGCAGTGGATGAACTGGGTCAGCTCCAACGGCGGCAAGCTCGTCGACCAGCCCTTCGGCAAGTACGTCTTCAACGACCCGGCCTCGGTGCAGGCGCTGCAGTTCGGCGTGGACCTGGTGAACAAGCACCACGTGTCCCCGCCCGCCACCCAGACGAACCCGCCCACCGGCAAGGTCACCGACATGTTCAAGGCGGGGCAGATCGCGATGTTCCCCGCCAACAACGCGCTGCTGCCGTTCGTGGCCCCGGAGGCGACGTTCGAGGTGGGCGTCGCCCTCATGCCGGAGGGCCCGGCCGGCCGCTCGGTCAACCTCAACGGCCTGGCCGAGGCCGTCTACGCCAAGAGCGAGCACCCGCAGGAGGCCATGAAGCTGGCCGCATACCTCGGCACCGAGGAGCCGCAGAAGATCATGGCCGACGGCGGCTACGTCTTCCCCGCCCTCAACGGCCTCTCCCAGGGCTACGTCGACTACTGGAAGGCCAAGAAGATCGACGTTTCGCCGTTCGTCGAGGAGGCGGAGGGCTCGACCTTCCCGCTGCCGATCACCACCGGCTTCACGGGCTTCGAGACAAAGCTTAATCAGATCTTCAACGAGATGTACCTCGGCAAACTCTCTCCGCAAGAAGCCGCAGACCAGGCTGTCGCCGCAGGTAACGCCACCCTCGAGTAA
- a CDS encoding DEAD/DEAH box helicase, with amino-acid sequence METVSLLVDRLPEEIDAEPDAIFDAFVAWNAERGLTLYPAQEEALIEVVSGSNLILATPTGSGKSLVAAGAHFTALTRDMRTFYTAPIKALVSEKFFDLCAIFGTENVGMMTGDASVNPGAPIICCTAEILANVALRDGAAADIGQVVMDEFHFYAEPDRGWAWQVPLLELPNVQFILMSATLGDVSMFERDLTRRTGRPTSVVKHAERPVPLVYSYRMTPLHETLEEMLKTGQAPVYVVHFTQAAAMERAQSLMSINMATKAEKEAIAAMIGGFRFTTRFGRALSRLVRHGIGVHHAGMLPKYRRLVERLAQAGLLKVICGTDTLGVGVNVPIRTVLFTALSKYDGNKVRRLRAREFHQIAGRAGRAGFDTIGYVACQAPEHDIENAKALAKIGDDPKRRRGYARKKPPEGFVGWSEDTFQKLQEAEPEPLSSRFKVTNAMLLAVINRPGDCFQAMKHLLTDNHEDRKWQRRHISQAIAIYRSLLAGGIVEQFPEPDEQGRRARLTIDLQEDFALNQALSTFALAAFDLLDRESPSYALDMVSIVESILDDPRQILSAQLKKARGEAVAQMKADGIEYEERMEQLAEVMYPMPLEDLLLGAYETYRRGHPWVGDYTVSPKSVVRDMYERAMTFSEYIQFYELARSEGTVLRYLADAYRTLSRTVPEHLKTDDLVDLIEWLGELVRQVDSSLIDEWEKLTNPAAALEQQEQLEAKVRPVTANPRAFRVLVRNAMFRLVELCALEKEEELEELAPDVDWGAALDAYYADHEEIRTDADARGPALLRIEEESGLWKVRQTIKDPAGDGDWGIDAQVDLAASDEEGRAVLHVQGLNRL; translated from the coding sequence ATAGAGACCGTGAGCCTACTCGTTGACCGCCTCCCCGAAGAGATCGATGCCGAGCCCGACGCCATCTTCGACGCGTTCGTCGCGTGGAACGCCGAGCGCGGGCTCACGCTCTATCCGGCCCAGGAGGAGGCGCTCATCGAGGTCGTCTCCGGCAGCAACCTGATCCTGGCCACGCCGACGGGCTCCGGCAAGTCGCTGGTCGCCGCGGGCGCCCACTTCACGGCGCTGACGCGGGACATGCGCACTTTCTACACCGCGCCGATCAAGGCGCTCGTGTCGGAGAAGTTCTTCGACCTGTGCGCGATCTTCGGCACGGAGAACGTCGGCATGATGACCGGCGACGCCAGCGTCAACCCGGGCGCCCCGATCATCTGCTGCACGGCCGAGATCCTGGCCAACGTGGCGCTGCGCGACGGCGCCGCCGCCGACATCGGCCAGGTCGTGATGGACGAGTTCCACTTCTACGCCGAGCCCGACCGCGGGTGGGCGTGGCAGGTGCCGCTGCTGGAGCTGCCCAACGTGCAGTTCATCCTGATGTCGGCCACGCTCGGCGACGTGTCGATGTTCGAGCGTGACCTGACCAGGCGCACGGGGCGGCCGACGTCCGTGGTCAAGCACGCCGAGCGGCCCGTGCCGCTGGTCTACTCCTACCGGATGACCCCGCTGCACGAGACGCTGGAGGAGATGCTCAAGACCGGGCAGGCGCCGGTCTACGTCGTGCACTTCACCCAGGCCGCCGCCATGGAGCGGGCCCAGTCCCTGATGTCGATCAACATGGCGACGAAGGCCGAGAAAGAGGCGATCGCCGCGATGATCGGCGGCTTCCGCTTCACGACCAGGTTCGGGCGGGCACTGTCGCGGCTGGTCCGGCACGGCATCGGCGTGCACCACGCCGGCATGTTGCCGAAATACCGCCGCCTGGTGGAGCGGCTGGCGCAGGCGGGCCTGCTGAAGGTCATCTGCGGCACCGACACGCTCGGCGTCGGCGTCAACGTGCCGATCAGGACGGTGTTGTTCACGGCACTGTCCAAGTACGACGGCAACAAGGTGCGCCGGCTGCGGGCCCGCGAGTTCCACCAGATCGCCGGCCGGGCCGGCCGGGCGGGCTTCGACACGATCGGCTACGTGGCCTGCCAAGCTCCCGAGCACGACATCGAGAACGCCAAGGCCCTCGCCAAGATCGGCGACGACCCGAAGCGGCGGCGCGGCTACGCCCGCAAGAAGCCGCCCGAGGGTTTCGTCGGGTGGAGCGAGGACACCTTCCAGAAGTTGCAGGAGGCCGAGCCGGAGCCGCTCAGCTCGCGGTTCAAGGTCACCAACGCGATGTTGCTGGCGGTCATCAACCGGCCGGGCGACTGCTTCCAGGCGATGAAGCACCTGCTGACCGACAACCACGAGGACCGCAAGTGGCAGCGGCGGCACATCAGCCAGGCCATCGCCATCTACCGGTCGCTGCTGGCCGGCGGCATCGTCGAGCAGTTCCCCGAGCCCGACGAGCAGGGCCGCAGGGCCCGGCTGACGATCGATCTGCAGGAGGACTTCGCGCTCAACCAGGCGCTGTCGACGTTCGCGCTGGCGGCCTTCGATCTGCTGGACCGCGAGTCGCCGTCGTACGCACTGGACATGGTCTCGATCGTGGAGTCCATCCTCGACGACCCCCGGCAGATCCTGTCGGCCCAGCTGAAGAAGGCCAGGGGCGAGGCGGTCGCGCAGATGAAGGCCGACGGGATCGAGTACGAGGAGCGGATGGAGCAGCTGGCCGAGGTCATGTACCCGATGCCGCTGGAGGACCTGCTGCTCGGCGCCTACGAGACCTACCGGCGCGGGCATCCGTGGGTGGGCGACTACACCGTCAGCCCGAAGTCCGTGGTCCGCGACATGTACGAGCGGGCGATGACGTTCAGCGAATACATCCAGTTCTATGAGCTGGCCCGCTCCGAGGGCACGGTCCTGCGATACCTGGCCGACGCCTACCGGACGCTGTCGCGCACGGTGCCCGAGCATCTCAAGACCGACGACCTGGTGGACCTGATCGAGTGGCTGGGCGAGCTGGTGCGGCAGGTCGACTCGTCGCTGATCGACGAGTGGGAGAAGCTGACCAACCCGGCCGCGGCGCTGGAGCAGCAGGAGCAGCTCGAGGCCAAGGTACGCCCCGTCACGGCGAACCCGCGTGCCTTCCGCGTGCTGGTGCGCAACGCCATGTTCCGGCTGGTCGAGCTCTGCGCCCTGGAGAAGGAGGAGGAGCTGGAGGAGCTCGCTCCGGACGTGGACTGGGGTGCGGCGCTGGACGCCTACTACGCCGACCACGAGGAGATCCGCACCGACGCCGACGCGCGCGGGCCCGCGCTGCTGCGGATCGAGGAGGAGAGCGGCCTGTGGAAGGTACGCCAGACGATCAAGGATCCGGCCGGCGACGGCGACTGGGGCATCGACGCCCAGGTGGATCTGGCCGCGTCGGATGAGGAGGGCCGGGCCGTCCTGCACGTGCAGGGACTCAACCGGCTCTAG
- a CDS encoding beta-N-acetylhexosaminidase produces MIVPKPVNHESRPGSFVLDSRTSLAADPELREVAAWLRGELGPVTAGELLPGPGSGTITLTLGDLPPEAYRLTVGQDVEIVAGGPAGAFYGSQTFRQLLPPAAFRKAATGPFTVPGAYVEDAPRFRWRGCLLDVARHFMTKHDVLRFIDLLALHKLNVLHLHLTDDQGWRIEIKRYPRLTEVGAWRGESQTGWNGAMDGRPHGGYYTQDDLREIVAYAARRHVMVVPEIDLPGHTQAAIAAYPELGNLGTPLEVRTTWGVGVNVLNVEDSTIEFFQNVLDEVLELFPSPYVMLGGDECRKDQWRASPAAQRRMAELGLRDEEELQSWLIHRFDDYLTARGRRLVGWDEILEGGLAPGAVVASWRGELGAVAAARRGHDVINCSNTSLYLDYRQGPGEEEPIPFGTVLTLEDVYAFEPVPEELRGDAAAERVLGAQCGIWTELIDSSRHVDYMAFPRLAAFAETVWSPAGRDLPGFRERLAAHLPRLEAIGVEYRRAAGPLPWQRRPGVPGRPEDPERWQAKLDAWTSNLRTL; encoded by the coding sequence ATGATCGTTCCCAAGCCCGTCAACCACGAGTCCCGGCCCGGCTCGTTCGTCCTCGACAGCCGGACCTCGCTCGCCGCGGATCCCGAGCTGCGCGAGGTGGCCGCCTGGCTGCGTGGCGAGCTCGGACCCGTCACCGCTGGTGAGCTGCTGCCAGGACCGGGCTCGGGGACGATCACTCTCACGCTCGGCGACCTGCCGCCGGAGGCCTACCGGCTGACCGTCGGCCAGGACGTCGAGATCGTCGCGGGCGGGCCCGCCGGGGCGTTCTACGGGTCGCAGACGTTCCGGCAGCTGCTGCCTCCCGCCGCCTTCAGGAAGGCCGCGACCGGCCCGTTCACGGTGCCGGGCGCGTACGTCGAGGACGCGCCGCGGTTCCGGTGGCGCGGTTGCCTGCTCGATGTCGCCCGGCATTTCATGACCAAGCACGACGTGCTGCGCTTCATCGACCTGCTGGCGTTGCACAAGCTCAACGTGCTGCACCTGCATCTCACCGACGACCAGGGCTGGCGGATCGAGATCAAGCGCTACCCCCGGCTGACCGAGGTGGGGGCGTGGCGCGGGGAGAGCCAGACCGGCTGGAACGGTGCCATGGACGGCCGGCCGCACGGCGGCTACTACACCCAGGACGACCTCAGGGAGATCGTCGCCTACGCCGCGCGGCGGCACGTCATGGTCGTCCCCGAGATCGACCTTCCGGGGCACACGCAGGCCGCCATCGCCGCCTACCCGGAGCTGGGCAACCTCGGCACGCCGCTGGAGGTGCGCACCACCTGGGGCGTCGGCGTGAACGTGCTCAACGTCGAGGACTCCACGATCGAGTTCTTCCAGAACGTGCTCGACGAGGTGCTGGAGCTCTTCCCCAGCCCGTACGTGATGCTCGGCGGCGACGAGTGCCGCAAGGACCAGTGGCGGGCGAGCCCGGCCGCGCAGCGCCGGATGGCCGAGCTCGGGCTGCGGGACGAGGAGGAGCTGCAGAGCTGGCTCATCCACCGCTTCGACGACTATCTGACCGCGCGCGGCCGCCGGCTGGTCGGCTGGGACGAGATCCTGGAGGGCGGCCTGGCGCCCGGCGCGGTGGTCGCCTCCTGGCGAGGCGAGCTGGGCGCGGTGGCCGCCGCGAGACGCGGCCACGACGTGATCAACTGCTCCAACACGAGCCTCTACCTCGACTACCGGCAGGGGCCGGGGGAGGAGGAGCCGATCCCGTTCGGGACGGTGCTGACCCTGGAGGACGTCTACGCCTTCGAGCCCGTCCCTGAGGAGCTGCGCGGCGACGCCGCCGCCGAGCGGGTGCTCGGCGCCCAGTGCGGCATCTGGACGGAGCTGATCGACTCCAGCCGGCACGTCGACTACATGGCCTTCCCCCGGCTCGCCGCCTTCGCCGAGACCGTGTGGAGCCCCGCGGGGCGCGACCTGCCCGGTTTCCGCGAGCGGCTGGCCGCGCACCTGCCCCGGCTGGAGGCCATCGGTGTGGAGTACCGGCGCGCCGCCGGCCCGCTGCCCTGGCAGCGCCGGCCGGGCGTGCCGGGACGGCCGGAGGACCCGGAGCGGTGGCAGGCCAAGCTCGACGCCTGGACCAGCAACCTCCGCACGCTCTAA
- a CDS encoding sensor domain-containing protein, giving the protein MISALILAAAVAIPNNFLLYEKAAAKKDDDPETSWSASGKKSARLVVNPCQKSTLGQSGRTAARTLTYTAVPDYSKSEQVILYASAAAAGKALRDLEAAVRACGTKGYRYTATSVSLGDKALKVTGQVYQGKKAAVGGERAVVARRANALIVYTVSGEWGKPAAADFKQQTKDATRMLAKICTIADC; this is encoded by the coding sequence ATGATCTCAGCACTCATCCTGGCGGCCGCGGTCGCCATCCCGAACAACTTCCTCCTGTACGAGAAGGCCGCCGCGAAGAAGGACGACGACCCGGAGACCAGCTGGTCCGCCAGCGGCAAGAAATCGGCCAGGTTAGTCGTCAACCCGTGCCAGAAGAGCACGCTCGGCCAGAGCGGGCGCACCGCGGCCAGGACGCTGACCTACACGGCGGTCCCCGACTACTCCAAGTCCGAGCAGGTGATCCTCTATGCGTCCGCGGCGGCCGCGGGCAAGGCCCTGCGGGACCTGGAGGCCGCCGTACGCGCCTGCGGCACCAAGGGTTACCGCTACACCGCCACGTCCGTGAGCCTCGGCGACAAGGCGCTGAAGGTGACCGGCCAGGTCTACCAGGGCAAGAAGGCGGCCGTGGGCGGCGAGCGGGCCGTCGTCGCCCGCCGCGCGAACGCCCTGATCGTCTACACCGTGTCCGGCGAGTGGGGCAAGCCCGCCGCGGCCGACTTCAAGCAGCAGACGAAGGACGCCACCCGGATGCTCGCCAAGATCTGCACCATCGCCGACTGCTGA
- a CDS encoding carbohydrate ABC transporter permease: protein MTKRILVYAALAAGAFLSVFPYLLVVLTAVKTQAQLSSTPPWLPGWPPTTDNLAKMLGGDFPRYLLNTAVMTALLTAGQLVFTTFAAYAFARLRFTGRDVLFWLYVATMMVPSAVTMIPLFLIMRELDLVNTWYGLLAPYILGTPYGIFLMRQFFKSLPAGLEEAARIDGAGPMTILLRVLLPLCRPALGTLVIITVISSWNSFLWPLIITSGDDTRVITVAIATLKDGIGVDYHLMMAGSLIALAPMVAVFIFFQKHIVRSVVLTGLK from the coding sequence ATGACCAAACGCATCCTGGTGTACGCCGCGCTCGCGGCCGGCGCCTTCCTGTCGGTCTTCCCGTACCTGCTGGTGGTGCTGACCGCTGTCAAGACGCAGGCGCAGCTGAGCTCCACCCCGCCGTGGCTGCCCGGATGGCCGCCGACCACGGACAACCTGGCCAAGATGCTCGGCGGGGACTTCCCGCGTTACCTGCTCAACACGGCCGTGATGACGGCGCTGCTCACGGCGGGGCAGCTGGTGTTCACGACGTTCGCGGCCTACGCCTTCGCCCGGCTGCGGTTCACCGGCAGGGACGTCCTGTTCTGGCTGTACGTGGCCACGATGATGGTGCCGAGCGCCGTCACCATGATCCCGCTGTTCCTCATCATGCGGGAGCTGGACCTGGTCAACACGTGGTACGGCCTGCTCGCCCCGTACATCCTCGGCACCCCGTACGGGATCTTCCTCATGCGGCAGTTCTTCAAGAGCCTGCCCGCCGGGCTTGAGGAGGCCGCGCGGATCGACGGGGCCGGGCCGATGACGATCCTGCTGCGCGTCCTGCTGCCGCTGTGCCGGCCCGCGCTCGGCACGCTGGTGATCATCACGGTGATCTCGTCGTGGAACAGCTTCCTCTGGCCGCTGATCATCACCAGCGGCGACGACACCAGGGTGATCACCGTCGCGATCGCCACGCTCAAGGACGGCATCGGCGTCGACTACCACCTCATGATGGCCGGCAGCCTGATCGCGCTGGCGCCGATGGTGGCCGTCTTCATCTTCTTCCAGAAGCACATCGTCCGGTCTGTGGTCCTCACAGGCCTCAAGTAA
- a CDS encoding alkaline phosphatase D family protein: MITRRSLFAGGASLGISAALGTPPVRAAARRAPLSDPFQLGVASGEPTPDGVVLWTRLAMDPIALDGLGGMPSRPIAVQWELAKDENFRHVVRRGAEVARPDAAHSVHVELDGLDPGAEYFYRFKAGNELSPVGRTLTAPAPGTRGRPLNLSFTSCADYQAGWFTPYRRMAEDQPDLIAFLGDYIYEYGDYKYPVRDQAGGECLDLAGYRLRHAQHKADPESQLAHAIAPWVVVWDDHDIENAWAGDVPEQPDPPFLARRAAAFQAYYENMPLRRAQKPDGAALKLHRSIRWGAVANLHLLDTRQYRDLYACTGKSGTVGPDCLDRFAPNRTLLGRDQEAWLDGELKGSSATWDLLGQQVFFMEMDWANGPGKGYSNEGWDGYVASRNRLTAAFDAYKRNAVVLTGDVHSHWAGEIKRDHQDPESKSVAVELVTTSVTSAGNGLDEYPNTQILLDENPHVKFFNGRRGYVRTRITPREMTVDFRSLSRITEPYAPAYTSGSFVIEPGNPRLNSA, from the coding sequence ATGATCACCCGGCGTTCACTCTTCGCCGGGGGCGCGAGCCTGGGCATTTCCGCCGCACTGGGCACCCCACCCGTGCGCGCGGCTGCTCGCCGTGCCCCTCTCTCCGACCCCTTCCAACTCGGCGTCGCCTCGGGCGAGCCCACTCCCGACGGCGTCGTCCTGTGGACCCGGCTCGCCATGGACCCGATCGCCCTCGACGGCCTCGGTGGCATGCCGAGCCGCCCGATCGCGGTCCAGTGGGAACTCGCCAAGGACGAAAATTTCCGACATGTCGTACGCCGCGGCGCCGAAGTCGCCCGCCCTGACGCCGCCCACAGCGTGCACGTCGAGCTCGACGGCCTCGACCCGGGCGCCGAGTACTTCTACCGCTTCAAGGCCGGCAACGAGCTCAGCCCCGTCGGGCGCACCCTCACCGCCCCCGCCCCCGGCACGCGCGGCCGGCCGCTGAACCTGTCGTTCACCTCGTGCGCCGACTACCAGGCCGGCTGGTTCACCCCGTACCGCAGGATGGCCGAGGACCAGCCCGACCTGATCGCCTTCCTCGGCGACTACATCTACGAGTACGGCGACTACAAGTACCCGGTCCGCGACCAGGCCGGCGGCGAGTGCCTCGACCTGGCCGGCTACCGCCTGCGCCACGCCCAGCACAAGGCCGACCCCGAGTCGCAACTCGCCCACGCCATCGCGCCGTGGGTGGTGGTGTGGGACGACCACGACATCGAGAACGCCTGGGCCGGCGACGTGCCCGAGCAGCCGGACCCGCCGTTCCTCGCCCGGCGCGCCGCCGCCTTCCAGGCGTACTACGAGAACATGCCGCTGCGCCGTGCGCAGAAGCCGGACGGCGCGGCGCTCAAGCTCCACCGCAGCATCCGCTGGGGCGCCGTCGCCAACCTGCACCTGCTCGACACCCGCCAATACCGCGACCTGTACGCCTGCACCGGCAAGAGCGGCACCGTCGGCCCCGACTGCCTGGACCGCTTCGCGCCCAACAGGACACTGCTCGGCCGCGACCAGGAGGCGTGGCTGGACGGCGAGCTGAAAGGCTCGAGCGCCACCTGGGACCTGCTCGGCCAGCAGGTCTTCTTCATGGAGATGGACTGGGCCAACGGCCCCGGCAAGGGCTACTCGAACGAGGGCTGGGACGGCTACGTCGCCTCCCGCAACCGGCTGACCGCCGCCTTCGACGCCTACAAGCGCAACGCGGTCGTGCTCACCGGCGACGTGCACTCCCACTGGGCCGGCGAGATCAAACGCGACCACCAGGACCCCGAGTCCAAGTCCGTCGCCGTCGAGCTGGTCACCACCTCGGTGACGAGCGCGGGCAACGGCCTGGACGAATACCCCAACACGCAGATCCTGCTGGATGAGAACCCGCACGTGAAGTTCTTCAACGGCCGCCGTGGCTACGTCAGGACCAGGATCACCCCGCGGGAGATGACGGTGGACTTCCGCTCGCTGTCGCGCATCACCGAGCCCTACGCCCCGGCCTACACCTCCGGCTCGTTCGTCATCGAGCCCGGCAACCCCAGACTCAACTCCGCCTGA